CAGGGTTCGATTCGCGCCGTCCTCCAACAACCTCATAGTCTCCTCCTGGGACTCGGTGAGATCTCTCTCCCCCCTCCTTATCTTTTTTGGCTTCGCCATTTCTTGGTGGTAGTAGCACGCTTCTACTTGTGGTCTGTTCAGATTCGAGGGCGGCGCAATTTGCCAAGTGTGTGTTTCCTCGAACATTTTTTGGGCAGATTCGCTGTAACTCTTGCCCAATTTAGCTCATCCCGGCTTCCGAATTTGATGCATTTATTTGAGATGAAATTAGGGCACTTTATCTTTGCCGAGGAGGTGCCTGACAGAGTTTCGCGTGGAACTTTGTTCTGCAGGGGCTGCGGCTGTACGATGCGGACAAATCCATTCTCCGGCTGGAGGCGAATTCCGAGGCAGCACTTCTGGACTGCTGCTTCAAGGATGAGTCTGTGGCGTTCACAGGCGGTTCAGATGGATCTGTAATAAGGTATCAACACAATTAGTTGCCACACTTCACGAAATCCATGTACTTAAGCATGACAGAAACATAATGTTTGTAGCGTTTTTCTTTTCCAAATGTAGGGGTACTGTCCTCTATTCTGATTACAGCCCCCTTCGAGGCTCCATATTAATTCTAAGAGACAAAACTAGAAATAAAATCTGACCCATCCAACTAGAAGATCTGTTTGTATCGACTTTCACACTTCATAAAGCCTGGTAGAATTTGTTCAGAGTATGGCAGTAGGAATTGTCTTATTTACCTTTGTAATTATTTAAGGTAAACTCTGAAATTAGAATAATTTCAGTTACATATCTATGTACTTTATTTCAGCAGATAAATTGAAGTATACAATGGAAATGAAAAATATTAGACAAAACAAATGTAATCCCATCTATGTGAGCTGCTTGGCTTTATGGGTGGAATTCTGATAATACGTTTTGTTTGAGTCACTTTTATGTGTTTTGCTTTTAGCTATCTGTTTTAGGTAGTATTGGGCAGAAGAAAGTTGAAATTTTAATGCTGCATGCCAACTGCATATAGAAAAGAGAAAGAGTGTAGATCAAATAGTGGCGATGGAGGCAATTAGAAGATCCAATTTATCGACATGTTAGATTTAATGAATCCCGGTTGAGTTATTTCTGTCATATGTGTATAAATGTAATGTTCAGAACATGAAGCAATCACTCCCCTATCTCCAGTATATCTATTTGTGTGTACCTTCTTTCCATCTGGCCTTATAAATAGATGCAGAAGTTTCCACATTAAGCGAGAAACAAACAATACCACGCCTATACTGGATCAACTGTAACTTATGCTAAttgcttttatttttatttttgattaAGAGTAATATTCTGAAAATGTATTAACATGTTTTTTCTACATTTCACATTCCTATGTGCAATTGTATGCCACATTGTAAGCACACCATTTCTTTACTGTTTGTTTGTCCTTGAAAAACTAGCCCGTGCAGATGAAGCAGATGCATGGATTTATGACTAGTTTCATCAGCCCTCAGCCCTTCCTCCACCAATTTTCTTTTCGATTCCAACAACCATCCCTTACATGAAATTCAGAAGTAAAACTCTACAAGCCAACAAGCCCAAACAGATAAACTGCCTTGGTTTTTACAATTTCACTGCATTAACACTATTGAATATACATCAGAACTGAAGTAGGAAAGTTTGGTGTGCCCCGTCACTGCTGTTTTACATTTTGCACTAAAAAATAATGTCTCAATCCTGGCCTTCTCTATTTTATATGGGAACTACATGCATTAGTATTTACGCTGATGAGAGTATTCCCAGGTATGACTTGAATTCAGGGGCTCAAGATACAGTGGGTCTGCATGACGATGTGGTTGTCAGCACTGAGTTCTCCCAGATTACTGGTCAGTTGCATTGCCAATTTTAATGATCTCCTCTCCGATTTCTTGGGTGTTTTTCCTGGAGCATTAGATGCCTTTATAAAACAGTGTGTATCGTATCCTCATTTACTGAATAGGAAATTATACTATGAACGTAAGCTTTTTAATGCCCAATTCAAACAGTACCACTGGGATGGTGGTGGAGTGATGGTTTAGCTTCATAGGTTTTTAGTTGTAAACTATGACATTACTGATTAATACAAAATATCTATGTACTGATTTTTTCATTAATCAAAACAGTCGAAGTTGCTTCTTAATGTATTTACTTCTACCATTGGAGCATGCATTTACTAATAGTACCTTTTACGTTATTTTCAGGTCAATTGGTAACTTCTAGCCTTGACAAAAAGTTACTTTTCTGGGATACACACACAAGAAGTGTAAACCCTAACCACACTTTCATGTTAGATTCAGTGGTGGTATCACTTTCAGTCTGTGGCATGTATATATTAGTCACAGTTGAGAATGATGTTTACTGGTATGACATGAGGAATTTAACAGCTTCGATTAAGGCAAAAGATTCCCCCCTGAGGCATCATATACGGTGTCTTTGTGCTTCTGCAGAGTGGAACGGTATGGATATTTCACGTTTCTTTAGGAACTGCTAGTTATTATGTTTGAAGCAGAATCGTGCAAGGGAAGATGGTGGAGTCTagtatatatacacatacatattTTGTTGAATGCTTAATGACTTGAATAAGTGCTATTTGTTGATCTAAAGTAGCTGTTTTTTAATTACAGATATCTTGATTTCTGACTGATGGCTGGATACACCTTTTTTATTAGGTTACGCGGCTGGATCTATGGATGGAACTGTTGCGTTGAAGTATTTTGACCATAAAGTAGACAATGACATGGGGTTAGTTTTGGTACTTCCTTTCTGCTCTcttttttttccggtttatttgcATTGGGATGATGTACAGCCGTAATTGACATTttaggtctctttctcatattgcCTCACTTGTTACTAATGGAAGTATCTATTATGCATATATGTAAAAGGCAATAAAATCGAAATCAACATGAGTaacattatatgccaaaattgctgAGTATGTCATGTAACCTCTATCTGAAGTAGATAAGTTGCTCATTTGCTTCAGTTTCCTGCCCATCTTATATTCATTCACCGAAGGGCTGACTGTGGAACATAGTTGGCATTTTTAAAGTAGGGGGACTAATCTAAGCCTAGAACAAAGTAGATTTACCTGAAGTACCAATTACCTATGTAACTTCTTGAGATATTTATGCTTTTGCAGATATACATTTCGATGTCACCCAAGATCAAAAGATGGAACATCCAGTTTAGTTCCCATAAATAGTATAGCAGTTCATCCATCGTAAGTCTTGTAATTGCACATTTTCCTACTACAATGCTTCTCAAAGTGAAATTAAATTTGTATGCTCTGGTTGGCAGCAAGCAAACTTTTGTTACTGGAGATAATGAAGGATATGCCATTGCCTGGGATGCTTTATCAAAAAAGAAGCTGCTTGAGGTAATATCTGGCTCTTCTAAAAATTACATCTCGATTATAGACTGCTTGACCTAAAAAGGAAGTAGTTACATGGGTGGAAAATTCACTAAACGTGTCACATCACTTGAGAGTGGTGTCTTACCCAAGGTCCTCCTGCTAAACTTTATCTATTAGCTAACTGTCGTGAATAGATTGGAAATATGAGCATCATGGTAGGAGTACCATTCCTATTAGTATAATTTTTTCTGAGAAACCATTGTAAAAAGACCACTTCACATTTACATACACATTGGACATATGTTACACAAATATACAAAATTACCATTAGAAGAACACAATATTCTGTAAACCGAAAGAAGTGGGCTGTTTCTGTTATATTTTGGAGAAACATCTGGTTGATCAATATTATTCATTTGTTCTTCACAAGGTTTCTTAGGTACTGAACACTTGCTAAATATCTGTACTTAATATTGCACGTATTACATGATTGATGCTGCCATGAACAACTAAACATAAAAGTAAACTTTTGGGCCCTGCCTGTGATAGTTTTGTTTTCAATTGTATTTTTACTATCACGTACTGTACTTCCTTTTTTGTTCTTCGGTTCGTAACTTGAAAGTATAATCATTTTACCCGTGCAGTTTCCTAGCTTTTCGGGCAGTGTGGCGTCAATGGCGTATAACCATAGTGGCCAACTTTTGGCAGTTGCTTCAAACTTTACTCATCAAGGAGCAGACAGAGTGTGAGTGGTTACTAAATCACAACTCTTCTTATTGCTTTATCATTAGTAACATTCTATTCATCTTGAATTTGTTAAGCACAACAACTACCATTGAGATACTGCTGCTAAAAATAATTGACATAGTCACATGCCTTCACCTATATTCAGTTATGCATGAAAAATGACTGCAAATGAGATTAGCATCGACTAGATATGTCTGCACTTGCAAGTTTAATGTGCAGTGTGCACATGTTGACTGGGCCCTACCAAAAAAGTTTCCTCATCATTATTGAGCTTGTTGGCAGCCTGAAACTTTATGCTAAACATGGTTCTTGCTACCCCGTCGACAAAATACCCTCTCTTGATTTTGGCTACATAGTTGCCCTAGTCTTAGCCCGGGTGTTCTGCACATTGATCATTGCGGGCTTATGATTGGCATCTGCCTTGGGTTTGGTGTCTGTTGCGCTTCTATCTGGAATATGGCATTTGTCTATTGTAGCACTATGGTCACTGGCGTCCTCCCTTCTCTTTTcggttctactccctctgttccaaattactcgtcgtggttttagttcaaatttggaaatttggaacggagggagtataagaaagCACGTGCTAGTCCGTTTTTTTGTTAAGCAGTTAACACCCTTGTGTGTTTTGTTTCTGTTGGTCAGGCTGGAGGTGGAGGGGCACCAGATATTTATCGAAACGATGCGGGATTCCAAAAGGAAGAAGTCTCCCTGAGAGTAGAAGCTCTCTTCTTACCCAGACCGGTCCAGCCGACTACTTGTACAATTAATCGAGCCCTGCCGCTGTAGTATGTTGTGTTTTGTTGTATGTATGTTTAGGCTTTGTTGTTGTCACATTACATAGGCGACCATCTTTTGCCTGCTATTCATCTGGATCCTGGTGTGCCTTGCCTTGACTCGAGCAAATGATTGTATTTTATATGCAGTTGTGTAGAGTTGTGACATTTTTTCAGATGGAAGTGTGGAGTTGAGCTTGATCCTGCAGGCGCAGCGCTGTATTTTCCTTTTCTGCTAGAGGCTGCATATGTTAGAACTTAGAAGTAGGACACGAAAATCCGCTTTGGCATGGCGAATACGTAGTTGACGTGCAATACGTCTCCACCAACGGCGAGGGTCAGAATCGATAAGGTTCAGAGGGCAGCTGAACGCAAAAACACCAACACCTCTCTCCTCCCGCTTCACTCCCCCACTGGCCATGGCGGAAACCCTCGCGGGCCTCCGGCTGGCCGCCTCCGCGGTCCCGCATCCACGGAGCAGCCGACGCCCCTGCGCCGCCGCGCCGGCCCACCAACGCCTCGCCCAGCTCCGGCGCGGCCGGCTCTGCGCCCGGGCGGCCGTCACGGGCGCGCCGGAGGTGGACGAGGACGAGGCCATGAGCATCGACAACCTCTGCAGCTTCTTCGACCTCAACGTCGGCAAGTGGAACGGCATCTTCTACGTACGTACGCGCCGCCCTCCGCCTCCTACTCTCCAACCTTTCCCTGTTTCCGGGTCCGTACTTTGCTTAAACATTGTCTCTGTGCAGCAATTCGATGCGCACGGGAGGGTGCAGCAGGAGATCAGCACGCGGCTGTCCGCCAGCACCTACGGGGAGGGCGACCTCATCAGCCTCATGCAATCGTAATGCTCCCGGCCATACTGATATTGCTATTGATATTCACCCCCAATGTCGAATCCTGCTCTGCTTTAGTTCCCATTCTTTTCAGTTACATTGTTCACTCCTCCCCATTTTCAATACACTGAAATTCTAAGCTTATTTCTTCAATCAATCTGGCCTACATTGCTGTTTCGGATCCTATCCTTGGACCCTGATCCCTGAATGATGTATCTGCAATTGTGATTTGTAGGCTGTATATCAAGCAGGCTACGTCCGGGATAACATTTGCGGACGAGGAGGATCCCGAACCGGAGTGGGCGGAGTACAAAATCAAAGAGACCaacatgttcactgtagataaataTCAGCAGGTGGGCTGAAGTTCGTGGACATTTATTTTGTTTTGGCTCCAAGGTCCGAGCATTCCTAAGGGGTTATATTGTTTAGTGCACAGATAGGGTTCTTTCCTGAGCAGAAGGCATTTGCATTGAGATATCAGACTGCTGGAATGCTGGAGACTGTCCTTCGAGCCGGTGTGCTCGGAGAAGATGACACTGGTGAAGAATCCCCCAGGTAACAATATTAGGATTTCACTATCTTAGGCGATTACCTGCATATGATGTCCTCATAGTAAGATTACCGTATCTATTTTGACTTCAACAGAAACTTGAAGATTCCTTCACGGAAACCATCTATTGTCTGTGAGAATTGTATTTACTCTCTTGATGGCAATGGTCGAGTAAGAGCTTTCCACATAATGGACCCAAATGGAGTGCTCGATACACTTATTGTTTTTCATGAAAATCAGGGCTCCATAGTGCCACTTACACACTCTTCAACTGATGATCCAGAGGTGAGTTCTCATGGTCAAGTGCTGTAATCTTCGTATCGATGAACTTACGACAGGGTCATGAAAAGGTATACCATTTATCCTTTGTCACTAGAATCCCAGCAACGATAGGATAAATGCTCTGCTTGGAAGGTGGGAGGGCCATTCTGTGACGAAGAGGAGCGGGGTGTATGGAGCAACGCTCGATGAGGCTGATACGGTTGTCCTCCTTGAAATGGACAATAATGGTCAGCTGGTTCAGGTATGTTTCAGAGTCTATGGTAGAGGTAATTCCAACAAATGTTTTGGAAAAATGGATCTAGATAACTGGAGCTGAACTTGTAGCTAATGGATTTCAAGGGTTGCATGGCGTGCGTGGATTGGTGTCTTATCTTTATCCATGCGGACATCAACATCTATTACATAACAGTGTGTCTTATAAGCACTAAAATAATTCCTGGTTAGACGACGCTAAAATTATGTAGTATTTTTTTATTCAATGTCAAAAGGTACTGCGGAAGAAATGTTTTCTAAGTATTGCTACATTTTCTTCAAAGACTATATATATATAAATTTGTTCAAAGACTTTTGTATCAATGGTTTCTTATCTTCATAGGATAATATATCAACGAAAACCGGAACTAGCACGACAACAACGATCCACTGGACAGGAGTAGCGAATAGCAACTTGCTTCAGTTTGATGGAGGATATGAGATTACTTTGCTACCTGGAGGGATGTACATGGGATATCCATCAGACATCAGCAAGTGCATTGAGCAGTTAGATCCTTTTAATTTGGAGTTTTGTTGGATGGAATCACCAGGAAAGAGGCAGCGGCTCGTGCGGACTTTCGACTCGGCTGGTCTGGCTGTTTCGTCGACCTA
This window of the Triticum aestivum cultivar Chinese Spring chromosome 5D, IWGSC CS RefSeq v2.1, whole genome shotgun sequence genome carries:
- the LOC123122907 gene encoding mitotic checkpoint protein BUB3.3 produces the protein MARRGLAAGAGAVSRVRFAPSSNNLIVSSWDSGLRLYDADKSILRLEANSEAALLDCCFKDESVAFTGGSDGSVIRYDLNSGAQDTVGLHDDVVVSTEFSQITGQLVTSSLDKKLLFWDTHTRSVNPNHTFMLDSVVVSLSVCGMYILVTVENDVYWYDMRNLTASIKAKDSPLRHHIRCLCASAEWNGYAAGSMDGTVALKYFDHKVDNDMGYTFRCHPRSKDGTSSLVPINSIAVHPSKQTFVTGDNEGYAIAWDALSKKKLLEFPSFSGSVASMAYNHSGQLLAVASNFTHQGADRVLEVEGHQIFIETMRDSKRKKSP
- the LOC123122906 gene encoding uncharacterized protein, whose translation is MAETLAGLRLAASAVPHPRSSRRPCAAAPAHQRLAQLRRGRLCARAAVTGAPEVDEDEAMSIDNLCSFFDLNVGKWNGIFYQFDAHGRVQQEISTRLSASTYGEGDLISLMQSLYIKQATSGITFADEEDPEPEWAEYKIKETNMFTVDKYQQIGFFPEQKAFALRYQTAGMLETVLRAGVLGEDDTGEESPRNLKIPSRKPSIVCENCIYSLDGNGRVRAFHIMDPNGVLDTLIVFHENQGSIVPLTHSSTDDPENPSNDRINALLGRWEGHSVTKRSGVYGATLDEADTVVLLEMDNNGQLVQDNISTKTGTSTTTTIHWTGVANSNLLQFDGGYEITLLPGGMYMGYPSDISKCIEQLDPFNLEFCWMESPGKRQRLVRTFDSAGLAVSSTYFLETKV